A stretch of the Vigna radiata var. radiata cultivar VC1973A chromosome 7, Vradiata_ver6, whole genome shotgun sequence genome encodes the following:
- the LOC106767210 gene encoding uncharacterized protein LOC106767210 gives MDTNGRSRSRSSPCASPEFEFWMVRNPSFPQPNILSADQLFVNGVLLPLHLLNNPHPPHHPPDPQPQPQPEQESEPSPAITYSTSAATPSKRWKDIFKKKNAGNSNDTKKKEKKNGVASSAELNINIWPFSRSRSAGNTTTRPKLFAPAARKANSAPCSRSNSAGESKSKKWSSSPGRAGVHLGRSSPVWQVPRAKNSEPPPLHHENKAKSRRSKLGGGSSNPKTKVLNLNVPMCMGYRHQSTCRSEEKSGIGVRGASDNIPGSDSNSGNSNSNPALGVKLFNLRSLFTKKSVVASH, from the coding sequence ATGGACACCAATGGaagaagcagaagcagaagcagCCCTTGTGCCTCACCAGAATTCGAGTTCTGGATGGTTCGAAACCCCTCTTTCCCACAACCTAACATTCTCTCCGCAGATCAACTCTTCGTCAACGGGGTCCTCCTTCCTCTCCACCTCCTAAACAATCCCCACCCGCCACACCATCCACCCGACCCGCAACCGCAACCGCAACCGGAACAGGAATCGGAACCCTCCCCGGCTATAACCTACTCTACTTCCGCCGCCACCCCCTCCAAGCGCTGGAAAgatattttcaaaaagaaaaatgcaggAAACAGCAACGACAccaagaagaaagagaaaaaaaacggCGTCGCCTCTTCCGCGGAGCTCAACATCAACATATGGCCATTCTCCCGGAGCAGGTCCGCGGGCAACACGACCACCCGACCCAAATTATTCGCCCCGGCAGCCCGTAAAGCAAACAGCGCGCCGTGCTCTCGGAGCAATTCGGCGGGAGAATCCAAGTCAAAGAAGTGGTCCAGCAGTCCGGGCCGAGCTGGAGTCCATCTAGGAAGGAGCAGCCCAGTCTGGCAGGTCCCCCGTGCGAAGAACTCAGAACCCCCACCTCTCCACCACGAGAACAAAGCAAAAAGTCGCCGGAGCAAACTCGGCGGCGGGTCGAGCAACCCAAAAACAAAGGTTCTGAATTTGAATGTCCCAATGTGCATGGGGTACAGACATCAGTCGACGTGCAGAAGTGAGGAGAAGAGTGGCATTGGTGTCAGAGGCGCTTCGGATAACATCCCTGGCAGTGACAGTAACAGTGGTAACAGTAACAGTAACCCAGCTCTTGGGGTTAAGCTTTTTAACCTGCGCAGCCTCTTCACGAAGAAAAGCGTGGTAGCCTCCCACTAG